The nucleotide sequence AATGGTCAGGTACCTGTTCTTCCTCACACGATGGAAACGCGTGATTTCTTATGTGAACAGTTTACCGAGATGGGTAATTTTGCCGCCCAGCATGGTACAACCGTTATTTTTGAACCTTTAAACAGAAAAGAGTGTTTCTATCTGCGTCAGGTAGCCGATGCAGCTTCACTTTGTCGTGACATTAACAACAAAGGGGTTCGTTGCATGGGAGACTTCTGGCACATGACCTGGGAGGAAACTTCTGATATGGGAGCCTTTATTTCTGGTGGAGAATACCTCCAGCACGTACATGTGGCTAGCAGAAAACGCAGAAGCATGCCCGGCGAAGATGGTGAAGCCGACAACTATATCAACGGATTCAAAGGATTAAAAATGATTGGTTACAAAAACTACGTAAGCTTTGAATGTGGATGCCAGGGAGACCGTAAGGTAGTTCTGCCAGCCGCAGTAAAACTTTTACGCGAACAATGGGAGAAAGCATAACATGCCATTAGTATATCCGACAATGAAATTAAGTGAGGTGGTTGAAGAACACACCTCACTTATTCCTGTTATTAACCGTTTTGGGATTCGTCTGGGATTGGGCGACAAATCGGTCAACCAAATTTGTGAAGAATATGGAATAGATCCTGATTTCTTTCTGATAGTTATAAATACGTTTCTTAACGAAGAGTATTTTCCTGAAAAGAAACTGCAGATGTTCCATACCTCGCAAATCATAGATTACTTAACCAAAACAAATAGCTATTACGGACGCTATCAACTACCGAACATAGAGAGACACCTCTCCTCTTTCATTTCCATGAGTTCTCCGGATAACGGATCTTTAAATCTTATTGGAAAGTTTTTCTCAAGTTTTAAAGAAGAACTTACTGCACGCATAGAGAACGACGGAAAGGTTTGGTTTCCTTACTGTCTGGAACTTAGCAATAAATTAAACGCCTTACAAACCGCCGAAGAACTTAAAGAGTTACAGTTGTGCACAATCAAAAGGGAGGAAGACCGCATCGAAGCGTTGTTATATGATTTAAAATGTATTCTGATTAAGCACATTTCGGGCGAGTATAACGAAAACCTCTGTTACGCCGTAATCTTTTCGATCGGAAGTCTGGAGAAAGATATCAAACAACATAACCGCATTCGTTACCGGATACTTGCACCCATGGCAATGGCAATGGAACAATTATGTAAATAAGCAATATCGGTCATGTATCATACAAAACGTATCGCCATCCTTCTACCGGACACATTACAAAGTACCGGACTTCAGTCAATACTGACTGAATACTTTCCGCCAGTCGAAATTGGCTGCTTTTCCTCTTATGAATCATTCATTGCTTTAGGAGGAGATACTTTCGATTATTATTTCACTCTTTCTGAAACGTTTGTATTGAATGTGGATTTCTTTCTTCCCCGCAAAAGTAAAACCGTAATACTAACGGATTGCCCCATGTGTGGTCCGTCGCTACCATCTTATACCAATCTGTTAACAGTACGTGCTTCACTGGAAACAATAATCGAACAAATACAGCAATTGTTTGATGCCGATGTAAACAATTTAATAGCAGGAGAAGGCAACAAAGACCTGTCTGCAAGGGAAATTGAAGTACTACAATTGGTTGTAAAAGGAACAATAAACAAAGAAATTGCCGATCGGCTGAACATAAGTTTAAATACGGTACTTACTCACCGTAAGAACATTACAGCTAAATTAGGCATTAAAACAGTTTCGGGGCTCACGTTTTATGCCATCATGCATGGCATAATTTCGGCCGACGACATCGATCTTTAAATGCCATTCTATGATTCAATTTATTAAGACTACCATTCGCTACGAAAAAGAAGAACCAATCCAATCATTTAGTCTTGACATAAAGACGAACGAAAAAATTGTCTTCACCGGACCTTCCGGATCGGGAAAGAGTTCCCTGCTAAATGCATTAATGGGGTTTATTCCCTTAGCCGAAGGTGAAATCAAAATAAACGACCTGCTTTTATGTCCGGAGACAATAAACACAATTCGTCAACAACTATCATTTCTTCCCCAAGAGCTTAATCTAGACCTGGCAAGTGCACGCGATCTCCTGCTTTATCCCTTTGAATTTAAAAATAACCGACACCTGCTACCAAATCAGAAAGCAATTTCCGAGATACTGGATCGGCTACTCCTTACCAATCAGATACTGAAAAAAAAACTATCTGAAATATCCGGCGGACAGAAACAAAGGCTTGCACTGGCATCAATTATTTTATTAGACAAACCTGTTATGATTTTGGACGAGCCAACCTCTGCACTTGATGACCAATCAGCCAAAGCAGTTGCATCTATCATTTGTTCGCTTAGCAAAACCACTGTCATCTCTGCGTCGCACGATGTTAGGTGGATAGAATCAATGGATATACAGTCAAAACTATAAATTATGGGCGCTCAAGATATTAGTTGGTTAAATTTGATAAGTGGCTATGCGTTGCTGCTTATCCCGATTTTTATTTTCTCATATTACAAAACAGGACTTACCAAAGATATGCTTTGGGCTATTACCCGAATGACTATACAGCTCTTTCTGGTTGGCGTATATCTGGAATTTATCTTTACGCTGAACAGCTGGCTGGTTAATTTAGCCTGGGTACTTATAATGATTGCAGTAACAGCCTACACAGTTACAGACCGGGCCCAACTATCGCGCAAATTATTTATACTACCTGTATTTATATCTATTTTCATCAGCCTCGCTCTGGTTGACTTGTATCTGCTGGGAGTTGTCCTGAAGCTCGATTTTATTTTCGAAGCGCGCTATTTCATTCCCATCACGGGCATGTTGATTGGCAATACGCTGGCCGACATGGTTATTTCTCTTAATAACTTTTACAAAGGGATCAGCAAACAACAAACAACATATCGCTTTGCCCTGGCAAACGGAGCAACACGGTCGGAAGCCCTTTCACTCTTTATGCGCGAGGCAATCCGTGTCACGATGAGCCGAGGTATAGCAACAACAGCAGTGATGGGACTAGTCTCCTTACCCGGAATGATGACCGGCCAGATACTGGGAGGTAGTTCTCCTTCGGTTGCCATAAAGTATCAGATACTGATTATGCTTACCATTTTTGTCTCATCCCTGGTTACCAATGTCCTTACTTTACTCTTCTCCTGTCGCAACGCCTTCGATTCTATGGGTAATTTACGAAAAGAAGTTATACGTTAAAAATCACTACAAATAGTGATTGCAGCCCACTCTTGCTTTTTGTTCCTTTGCATTGAAAATTCAATACCAGAAACAATGAAGCATCTATATCTTTTCGCTATTATTTTTGCGGGTATATTCATTGTGCGCGAAGCAAAAGCGGCACATGAAAATGAAAATGCAAACGATACGATCAAAACCTATGCAATGAACGAAGTAATAATTACTTCTTCAACCAAGGAAACCAATAACCTGCGCACTCTTCCTGGTTCAGTTACCGTTTTATCTCCGCTAACCATATCCGGAAACCAGATCGAATCAGTAAAAGATCTAAGCAGCTACGTTCCAAACTTTTTTATTCCTGACTACGGTTCCAAAATGACATCGGCCGTATATATTCGTGGCATTGGCACACGAAGCAGCGGTCAGTCGGTAGGACTATACGTGGACGACGCCCCCTATTTGGATAAAAGCACCTTCGATTTTGAATTGACTGATATCCAACGCATCGAAGTTCTGCGAGGCCCCCAGGGTACACTTTACGGCAGAAACGCCATGGGCGGAATTATCAATATCTATACCCTATCCCCCTTTGAATACCAGGGAACAAAACTATCCCTTTCGGCAGGCAACTATGGTCAGTTTAAAGCAAAAGCATCGCATTACAATAAGATTAACGAGAAACTTGGCATCTCCATTGGCGGATATTACGATCGGAACGATGGATTCTTCACCAACGAATACAACGGCAAACGGGCAGATAATGAAGAATCAGCAGGCGGACGATTCAAACTGGACTGGCTTATTAACCCTCGTCTGAAAGCATCCTATACTTTTTCGTTGGATTATACCAAGCAAGGAGCTTTCCCTTACGGACTTTACGATCCTGAGACAAAAGAAATTGCCGGAGTAAATATAAACGATCCAAGTTCCTACAATCGCCGGATGATTGGCAATCAGTTACATCTGGAGTACAAAGCCAATCGTTTTACACTAAGCAGTACTACCGGCTACAGGTACTTTAAAGACAATATGAGTATGGATCAGGACTTTTCCCCACTCTCCCTATTTACGCTTAGCCAGGAACAAAAACAAAATGCATTAAGCCAGGAGATTACTTTAAAGTCCAATCAACCTCAAAATTATCAATGGTCGTTCGGAGCATACGGATTTTACGACGATCTCCACATAGACGGTCCCGTAACTTTTAAACAAGATGGCGTAAGCACTGTACTTCAATCTGTTTTCAATAAACTGAAGGAAAATAATCCCCGAATGCCTCTGCTTAAGATACTGGATGAAGAAATCTATATTCCCGGTTCTTTCGATACCCCCACATACGGACTGGCGCTTTACCATCAGTCAACATACAACAATCTTTTTACAGACGGACTTTCAATTACGGCCGGAGTACGTTTGGATTACGAAAAGGCAAAGCTGGATTATTATTCAGAAGCAAGTATGAATTTCGGTATGCAAATGGCCCAAGGTATGCCCGTAATTAATCTGCCTGCACTCGATCCCAGTGTGATGGAAGGAAATATTAACCAGGATTTCTGGCAGGTGCTACCCAAACTATCACTAAAGTACGAATGCACTCCCTCTACTTTGACTTATCTATCCGTTGCCAGAGGTTATAAAGCCGGAGGTTATAATGTACAAATGTTCGCCGACCTGATTCAGGATCAGCTCAAATACGACTTAATGAGTGCATATGCACCTTCTATGGCCGTAGAGCCCTCTCCGGTAAAAGATGTAGCGGCTTATAAACCCGAATACAGCTGGAATTACGAAGCCGGGATTCGCAGCGAACTGATAGACAAACGGCTGAGCGCCGAACTATCTCTTTTCTGGATGGATTTACGGAATATCCAACTTACTAAATTTGTGAACAGCGGCAATGGCCGCATTATTACCAACGGAGGGAAAGCCCAAAGTTACGGAGCCGAAATAAGCCTGCGCGCCCGCCTGGCAACGGGATTGACCGCCGATCTGAGTTATGGTTATACACACGCCACATTTCGGAACTACATACATGAAGAAAAAGTAGGAGCCGAAATAATCCAGACAGATTATAAAGGAAATCACATCCCATATACACCTGGTCATACATTAAGTGCGGGAGTACAATACATAAAGCTGTTTAAAGGAAAGTGGATCGATCAGATCAGCATATCAGGCCAGTACACCGGAGCCGGGAAAATCTGGTGGACCGAAAAAAACGATATCGGACAGGATTTTTATGGAACAATCAATGCAAAAGCAGGAGTTCGTAAAGGAAACGTAAAATTAGATGTATGGACCCGCAACCTGCTGGATGCATCCTATGCCGCCTTTTATTTCGAATCGTTCGGTAAACCCTATATGCAGAAAGGGAAACCATTCCAGCTTGGAGCCGAAATCTCGGTTGCATTCTGATAGCATGAATTAAATAAAAACCATTTAGATTGGTAAACGATTATAGTATGAATAAATTTATTTTTCTGACTGCCGGCTTACTTTGGGGAGCGTCTATGCTTCAAGCAGAAGAAGTTGATACACTGAACACCCGTAGTATCTTTTTAGACGAGGTTGTTGTTCAGTCATTTAAACAGGATAAGGCATTTAGTCTCGAACCTATTTCGGTTTCGGCATTTAGCAGTACGAATATTATTAACCGGAACATTACCGGCATTAAGGAGTTCAGTGCGCTGGTTCCTAATTTATTTATGCCGGATTATGGATCAAAGCTCACTTCCCCTGTTTATATCCGCGGAATTGGTTCAAAAATCAATGCTCCGTCGGTCGGACTTTATGTAGACGGAATTCCTTATTTTGAGAAATCAGCTTTCGATTTCGACTTTAGCGAAGTAGACCGTATCGAAGTTTTGCGTGGACCGCAAGGCACCTTGTACGGACGTAATACCATGGGTGGAATTATCAATGTATTTACAAAGTCACCCCTCGACTATCAGGGTACCAATCTTACGCTTTCGGCGGGAAATTACGGACAACGACAAGCTACAGCTTCGCATTACGGAAAAATAAACGACAAAATAGGCTATGCCATTTCAGGAAACTATACTCATTCGGACGGATTCTTCACCAATCTTGCCACCAATAAGAAGGCCGACAAAATGGATAGCGGATCGGGACGAATCAGACTGGAATGGAAGCTGAAACCGGAACTTACGCTAAAACTTATGAGCAGTCTGGATTATTCAGATCAGGGAGGATATCCGTACGGACTATATGACAAAGAAACAAATACCGTAGGCGACGTGAACTATAACGACTTCAGCTCCTACAAACGAACCTTGTCAAATACGGGAGCAACCCTCGATTATAAAACAGACAACTTTTGGCTCAGTTCCCAGACTGCCTATCAGTATCTGTCGGACCGGCAAGGAGTAGACCAGGACTTCTCTACTAAAAACCAATACTATGTGATTCAAAAACAGCAACAACACATGGCTTCGGAAGAGCTGAACATCAAATCGGTTACCGATAGCTGGTATAAATGGTTGTTCGGAGCCTTTGGTTTTTATCAGGGATCGGACACAGAGGTGAATCTTGATTACAAGTTACAAGCCATGTCCACCCATAAAACCTACGATTCTCCATCGTATGGCTTTGCGCTCTACCATCAATCCACGTTCGACCATATACTTACAGATGGACTTTCGCTTACCGCTGGCGTACGTTACGACTGGGAACGGTCACGCAATGGTTACGAAGCCTACCGAACGATGAAAGATACAACGGGTCTGACAGACTCATTTAACAGTAAACTTACATTTACCCAGATCACACCAAAAGCGACCCTGCAATATACAACCCCTTCGGACCAGATGATTTATGCAACTGTCTCCAAAGGATATAAATCCGGAGGATTCAACACATCATTCCAAAGAGAAGAAGACCGTACATTCGATCCGGAATTCAGCTGGAACTATGAAGTCGGAACGAAAGTTAATTTTTGGGACAGCCGGATAAAAGCCGAAGTAAGTCTTTTCTACATCGACTGGAGACATCAGCAAATCTACCAACCGTTACCCAGTGGCGTAGGATCAATGCTAAAAAACGCCGGCCGCTCCGAGAGCAAAGGAATCGAAGCCAGTCTGCAGGCCAATGTTTGCAACGGATTTATGTTTAACGTTTCATACGGTTATACCGATGCAACATTTAAAGAATACCAACGCAGCGCCACGCTCGATTACGCGGGTAAACGACTTCCGCTTGTCCCCTCGCAAACACTATCAGTGGGTACAGACTACATGATCCCGGTAAAGTCTCATTTCCTGGACAGAATATTGGTTAACATCACGTATAGCGGAACAGGTAAATTATACTGGAGCGAAAGTAACGACGCCTATCAGTCATACTACGGAATCGTAAACGGAAAAGCATCCTTTGTAAAAGGACCTTTGACCATTGCTTTTTGGGGAAAGAACATCACCGGAGCAGATTATACCTCTTTTTACTTTGAATCTGGCGGGAACTCCTTTGCTCAGAAAGGAAAACCTGTTACCTTTGGGGGAAATCTGACGTTGAACTTCTAATTTATAACAAATGTGGCTTAAACCTACAACCAATAAACTGGTTACCTTTCTGTGTCTCTACATTGCACAATCAATACCCATGAGCTTTTTCTCTACGGTAATTCCTGTAATGATGCGACAAGAGAATTTTTCTTTATCAGCTATTGGATTGTTACAACTAATTAAATTACCCTGGATAATCAAATTCTTCTGGTCGCCGTTGGTCGACCGGAATTGTATGACAGTATCTCACTACAAGCGATGGATATTCTCGTCGGAATTAATTTATGCGGTACTCATTTTCTCGGTTGCATTTTTGGATTTTAAAGAAAACTTTTCAACAATCCTTATCCTTGTCATCATATCCTTCGTAGCATCCGCCACACAGGATATCGCAACAGATGCACTAGCGGTACTCTCTTTTAGCCGTAAGGATAAAAGTCTGGTAAACAGCATGCAATCCATGGGAAGCTTTGCCGGTGCAATGATAGGTGGAGGCGTTCTTTTACTTTTGTTCAAACAAATCGGGTGGAATAGCCTGCTTCCCTGTCTAGCAATCTTTGTTATCGTGGCATTAGTACCACTTTTCTTTAACAAAGACATCGCGATTAAAGAAAAAAGTCAGGCTCAGAAAGCAAAGAAAACCGATTTTTACTATTTCTTTACGCAAAAAGGCATCTGGAAACAAATCATATTTCTGTTTCTTTATTATTCCGGACTAATAGGAACGCTTGCAATGCTTAAACCCTATATGGTAGATTTAGGTTATAATATAAAGGAAATCGGTGTGATGAGTGGTCTTGCAGGTACATTTATCGCCTTTCTTTCCTCATTTGGCGGAGGATTTATCATCAGACGCATCGGAAGATACAGAGCCCGGATACTGTTTGCTGTAGCCATCCTCCTTGCAACGTTCTATTTTTTAGGACTATCGTATGTAACGCCAACCACCTTGCTGCTTTATATCGGAATTTTTCTGCTATGGGGAAGTTACGGAATGGCTACCATTATAGTCTATACCACAGCGATGGACTGTGTGCGCGAAGGTCGCGAAGGAACCGATTTTACAATTCAAACGGTAATTACCCACCTCAGCAGCATGTGTATTGCCATAGCCAGCGGTAAAATAGCAGACCTTACAGGTTACCACGGCTTGTTCTTGTTTGAAGTTATTCTGGCCACGGTTTCGCTGATATATATTATATTTGTATTTAAAAAGAAGCAAACGCTATGACAGACGAATTATTAGAAAAATACAATATTCCTGTTCCAAGATATACAAGTTATCCGCCAGCTAATTATTTTTCTGATTCATTTACGAATCAGAACTATGAAGATGCCATCCGCGCATCCAATAATCAGCAGCCTCAACATATTTCATTCTACATCCATATTCCTTTTTGCCGTCATCTTTGTCATTACTGTGGTTGTAATTCCTTTGCCATGATGAATGAAACGAAGGTAAACGAATACCTCATGGCTGTTCATAAGGAAATCGATAAAGTTACGCAGTTACTTGACAATCGCCGGATGATTGCACAAATACATTACGGAGGAGGAAGCCCTACCTCTATTCCCGTTGAACGATTACGCGAGCTGAACGAACATTTGCTTGATCGTTTCAAGACAATTGAGAATCCGGAGATTGCCATTGAATGCCATCCGGGATACCTGGACGAGTCGTACTGGCAATCGCTAACCGAAGCCGGATTTAACCGGATAAGTCTGGGCGTGCAGGACTTCGACGCCAACGTATTGAAAACGGTAAACCGCCGTCCGTCGCTCCTTCCTTTAGAAACTATATTCGGCATTCTGCGCGCTGCAGGTGTACGAATCAATATGGACTTCATTTACGGATTGCCCCATCAAACGGTTGAGAGCTTTACCCGGACAATCGAACAGGCCATCGCACTAAATCCCGACCGGCTTGTTACATTCTCGTATGCGCATGTTCCCTGGGTAAATAAAAGTCAGCTTATCCTTGAAAAAGCGGGACTTCCTGCCAGTGAAGTGAAAAGCAACATGTACGACTCGGCCAGACAAACACTTAAAAGCGCCGGTTACCTGCCCGTCGGACTGGACCATTTTGTTCGTCCGGACGATGAGCTTTATTCCGCGCTGCAAACAAAAGCGCTGCACCGTAACTTTCAGGGATATTGTACCCGCCGCACAACCGGACAGGTATATGCTTTTGGAGTAACCGGAATCAGCCAGCTTTCCACAGCATACAGTCAAAATATAAAAGATATTGCAGGATATATCGAACAAATAAACAGCGGAACATTCGCCGTAGTGAAAGGATATTCTCTCACAAGAGAAGAACAGATCACCCGCGAAGCAATAGAATCGCTCATGTGTAACGGAAGCCTGGACTGGGAAGAACGAGCAGATCAATTCAATATCCCGGTGGAAGAATTCAGGGCAGCTACCTCCTATGACGCGAACAAAATGGAACAGTTTGCTGCAGACGGACTTATAACCTATTCCGATAAAAAGATACAACTAACTCCTGCGGGGAATCTGTTTGTCCGAAATGTAGCAGCGTCGTTAGACAAGCTTATGATTCATTCAACTAAATCGTTCTCTAAACCGGTATAACACATGGAAACAAAACCAACACAAGTAGTCATTATCGGTGCAGGACTTACAGGACTTACAACCGCTTTTTATCTGACACGCAGAGGAATATCAGTACAGATTGTAGAGTCTGCCGACCGTGTAGGCGGACAAATTCATACATTTCAGGAAGATGGATTTACCTACGAATCGGGACCTAACACCGGAGTAGTCTCCTATCCCGAAGTAGCAGAGCTATTTGCCGCACTGGAACCCAATTGTCATTTAGAAACAGCTAAAGAAGAATCCAAGCGTCGTCTGATTTGGAAAGGAGACCGTTTTCGTGAACTCCCCTCCGGCCTTTTAAGCGCGATAACCACCCCCTTGTTTACGTTGAAGGATAAATTCAGAATATTGGGAGAACCCTTCCGGGCAAAAGGAACAAATCCTGACGAATCCGTTGCCGGTCTGGCAGGCAGAAGGTTGGGGAAATCGTTCGTCGACTACGCCGTCGATCCTTTTCTTTCCGGTGTATATGCCGGAGACCCCCATACACTTGTCACCCGATATGCGTTGCCTAAATTATACAATCTGGAACAAGATTACGGAAGTTTTATCCGCGGTTCTATTGCCAAAGCAAAGATACCGAAGACCGAACGCGACCTGCTTGCTTCCAAAAAAGTATTTTCAGCCAAGGGAGGATTAAACCAATTGGCCGATGCACTGGCTAAATCCATCGGAACAAAACATATTATATTAGGCGCAAAAGATGTAACGGTAAATCCCAATTCCAATAAATGGGACATCCGGTATAAAACACATCACGGCGAGCACACGCTTCATGCAGATCAGGTAGTTACCACCATCGGAGCCTATAATTTGCCGGCATTACTCCCTTTTATCGATCAAAAAGAGATGGAGGCCATAAGCAATCTGGTATATGCACCGGTAATTCAGGCGAGCGTTGGAATTAAAAATACCGGAACACTAAAATTCAATGCATTCGGAGGATTAGTTCCTTCCAAAGAAAAGAAAAGAATTTTAGGCATTCTGTTTCCATCTGCCTGTTTTGAAAGCCGGTCGCCGGAAGAAGGAGCCCTTTTCTCGTTCTTTATGGGTGGAATGAAACACCTGGA is from uncultured Macellibacteroides sp. and encodes:
- the hemG gene encoding protoporphyrinogen oxidase, whose amino-acid sequence is METKPTQVVIIGAGLTGLTTAFYLTRRGISVQIVESADRVGGQIHTFQEDGFTYESGPNTGVVSYPEVAELFAALEPNCHLETAKEESKRRLIWKGDRFRELPSGLLSAITTPLFTLKDKFRILGEPFRAKGTNPDESVAGLAGRRLGKSFVDYAVDPFLSGVYAGDPHTLVTRYALPKLYNLEQDYGSFIRGSIAKAKIPKTERDLLASKKVFSAKGGLNQLADALAKSIGTKHIILGAKDVTVNPNSNKWDIRYKTHHGEHTLHADQVVTTIGAYNLPALLPFIDQKEMEAISNLVYAPVIQASVGIKNTGTLKFNAFGGLVPSKEKKRILGILFPSACFESRSPEEGALFSFFMGGMKHLDLLTKSDEEIRDIITEELHLMLGFPKGTEPDMIKIFRHNHAIPQYELNSGKRFETVEKLEAQYRGLLIAGNLKGGIGMADRIRQATQIGLNIVK